The nucleotide sequence TACCAATTGCTCGACCGGCTGAGAGCGGACTTCCCGTTCTTCCGCCGCAACGAGGAGGTGATCATCGCGGTGGTGAACCTCGCGGTGTTCATCTTCATCATGACGAGCCTCGTCTACGCGACGCAGCACGGCTCGAACCCGAACATCGGCAACTACGTCGATGCGCTGTACTTCACCGTCACCTCGCTGACGACGACGGGCTATGGCGATGTCACCCTGCAGGGCACGGGCGGCCGCCTGATCTCGGTCGTGGTGATGATCTGCGGCGTCACGCTGTTCCTGCGCCTCGCGCAGGTCCTGTTCCGGCCCTACAAGGTACGCTTCCCCTGTCCCGCCTGCGGCTTGCAGCGGCACGAGCCGGACGCGGTGCACTGCAAGGCCTGCGGCACTCTGCTCAACATTCCCGACGAAGGGGCGGATTGAGCCGCATCGGCCCGAGACCCTGATGCGTTTCTCGTCGAATGACCGCCGTTCCCTGCGCGCGCAGCGACGCGATGGGCGCACGGTCGTCCCAGGCGGTTGAGCGAGGCGGAGGGGCGAATGCCCGATTGGCGAGCATTGGTCGTGCCGGAGCACTCCCTGCTGGAGATCGCCCTGCGCGGTACCGTCATGTACCTCGCGCTGTTCCTCATCATGCGCTTCGTCATGCAGCGCCAGGCGGGCGCCGTGAGCCTTGCCGACCTGCTGGTCATCGTCCTGATCGCCGACGTCTCGCAGAACGCCTTCTCCAACGAGTACAAGTCGCTGACCGAGGGCATCCTACTGGTGCTGACGATCGTCGGGTGGAACTACGCCATCGACTGGATCGCCTTCCGCTTTCCCGCCTTCGAGCGCTTCATGACGCCGAAGCGGCTCCCCCTCGTCGTCGATGGCCGCATCTGCTGGCGGAACATGCGTCGCGAGATGATCACGCATTCCGAACTCATGACCCAGCTGCGCCTGCAGGGAGTCGACGACCCGGCCCTCGTGCGGCTCGCCTCGCTGGAGGGGGACGGCAGCATCAGCGTGATCCGCTGCGACGGCGAGGAGACCGCGCCCGGGCCGCAGGACCGCCGGGAGCCGGCCTGAGCCCCGCGACCTCAAGCCCTGGGCTTTGCCGGCTCCGTCCGTCGCCGCTCCGGTTCGCCGGTGAAGACGAGGCCGCGTTGGATCGCCCCGCTGCCGAACTTCTCGCGCAGCCGGTCGAGGGCCGCCTCCCGGCGGGCGACGCGCTCGATGCCCTGATCGGCGAGGTCGCCGCGGTCGGCGTGGATCGCGCCGCAGAGATCGCCGCCGCCGATGCCGATCAGCCGAAAGGCAGTGCCGTCGCAGGCCGCCCGGAGCATCGGTTCGCCCTCGTGAAACAGCCGGTCGGCGAGCTGCGTCGGTTTGAGGCCGCCGCGGGTGCGGGTGCGCAGCCGGAACCGCGCATCCTTCAGCTTCAGCGTGACGCTGCCGGCGGCGAGTTCCGCCCGCTTCAGCCGGGCCGAGACCTTCTCGCACAACTGCCACAGGATCGGCCGCAGATCCTCGAACCGGGTGAGATCGGTCGAGAAGGTCGTCTCGGCCGAGACGCTCTTGGCCTCGCGGGTCGGGCGCACCGGCCGCCGGTCGCGGCCGGCCGCGAGATCGATCAGACGCAGGCCGTCACGGCCGAGTGAGGCCTGCAGGCGCACCGGATCGGCGCGCAGGATGTCGCCGACCCGGTGGATGTTGAGCGCGGCGAGCCGGTTGCGGGCGCTCTCGCCGATGCCGGGCAAGATGCCGACGGGCTTGTCGGCGAGGAAGGCGGCGGCCTCTTCGCCACTGACAATCGAGAAGCCGCGGGGCTTGTCGAGGTCCGAGGCGATCTTGGCCAGGAACTTGTTGGCGGACAGGCCCACCGAGACGGTGATGCCGACCTCCGCCTCGACCCGCGCGGCGAAGCGGGCGAGCGTCAGGGCCGGGCTCGTGCCGTGCAAGCGTTCGGTCCCAGACAGATCGAGAAACGCTTCGTCGATGGAGACGGGCTCGACCAGCGGCGTCAGCGCCAGCATCATCGCCCGCACCTCGCGCCCGACGCGGGCATACTTCTCCATGTCGGGCCGCAGCACGGTGGCGTCGGGGCAGCGCTTCAACGCCTCGAACATCGGCATGGCCGAGCGCACGCCGGAGATCCGCGCAAGGTAGCAGGCGGTGGAGACGACGCCGCGCTTGCCCCCGCCGATGATGAGCGGCCTGTCCCGCAGCGACGGGTCGTCGCGCTTTTCGATCGCGGCGTAGAAGGCATCGCAATCGACATGGGCGATGGTGAGCCCGTCGCGGGCCGGGTGGGTGAGCAGCCGCGGTGAGCCGCAGCCGCGGCAGCGCAGGGCGCCCACGGCTTGCATCGTCAGGCAATCGCGGCAGAAGGGTCTCACGTCGAAAACCTTGCCCGACCTGTGCCGGGCTGATCGCGGGCGAGACAGGTTGTACGAATGTCCGGGGCCGCCGACCAGGGTTCTTCCGCCGGCCATCCAAAGCCGAATCCCGGTCCACGCCCAATGCGGGTGCTCGTGCTCGGCGGCACGACCGAGGCGAGCGCGCTCGTCGCCCGGCTCGCTCCCGAGACGGACTTCGCGGTGACGCTCTCCCTCGCCGGCCGCACCGCGGCGCCGCGGCCTGAGCCGGTGCCGATGCGCGTCGGCGGGTTCGGCGGTGCCGAGGGGTTGGCAAGATGGCTGACCGAGAACGGCATTGAGGCAGTGATCGACGCGACCCATCCCTTCGCCGCGCGGATCTCGGCCAATGCCGCTGCGGCCTGCCGGGCCGCCGCCGTTCCGCTGCTCGCCCTGCGCCGCCCGGCCTGGGAGCGGCAGCCCGGCGACGACTGGACCGAGGCCGCGAGCGTACCGGCCTGCCTCGATGCGCTCGGGCCGGCGCCGCGAACGGTGTTCCTCACCATTGGCCGGCAGGAGCTGTCCGCCTTTGCTCCCGCCCCGCAGCACGCCTACGTCGTGCGCACCATCGAGCCGGTCGGCGATGCGCTGCCGGTGCCGAACCTCGTGACGGTGAGCGCCCGCGGCCCCTTCGCGCTCGCGGACGAGATCCGCTTCATGCGCGAGTCGCGGATCGAGGTGCTGGTAACGAAGAATTCCGGTGGCGCGGCGACCTATCCGAAGATCGAGGCGGCGCGCCGGCTGGGCTTGCCGGTGGTGATCGTCGCCCGCCCTGCCCTGCCCGACGTTCCCGCCGTCTCCGACCCTGCGGGCGCGCTGGGCTGGCTGAGGAGCGAACGCGGGCGACCCCGGCTCGCATAGATCCGGCTCGACGCTGGCCGCCGCCGGTGCCATGGCAGGCGCATGCCCGCGCTCGACACGAAGAACCGCCCATGACCCGCGCCCTGATGATCCAGGGGACCGGGTCCGATGTCGGCAAATCGCTGCTGGTGGCGGGGCTCGCCCGCGCCTTCACCCGGCGCGGCCTGACGGTGCGTCCGTTCAAGCCGCAGAACATGTCGAACAACGCCGCTGTCACCGCGGATGGCGGCGAGATCGGACGCGCCCAGGCGCTCCAGGCCCGCGCCGCGCGAGCGGCGCCGTCCGTCCATATGAACCCGGTGCTGCTCAAGCCGCAGAGCGAGGTCGGCGCACAGGTGGTGGTACAGGGCCGCATGATCGGCACCGCCAAGGCGCGCGAGTATCAGGCCTGGAAGCCGCGGCTGATGGAATCGGTGCTCGACAGCTTCGAGCGGCTGCGCGCCGAGGCCGACATCGTGCTCGTGGAGGGCGCCGGCTCGCCGGCCGAGGTGAACCTGCGCCAGGGCGACATCGCCAATATGGGCTTTGCCCGCGCCACGGGGACGCCGGTGGTGCTCGTCGGCGACATCGACCGGGGCGGCGTCATCGCCAGCCTCGTCGGCACGCAGGCCGTGCTGGAGCCGGACGACGCGGCGATGATCCGCGGCTTCATCGTCAACCGCTTTCGCGGCGACCCGACGCTGTTTGCCGACGGCATGGCCCTGATTGCCGCGCGCACCGGTTGGTCGCCGTTCGGCCTCGTGCCGTTCTTTCCCGACGCCGCCCGCCTCCCGCCGGAGGATGCGGTGGCGCTCGAAGCGCCGCAGGCCCACCGCGACGGCGCCGGGCCGCTGATCGCGGTGCTGCGCTTTCCCCACATCGCCAATTTCGACGACCTCGACCCGCTGCGGCAGGAACCCGGCGTCGGCGTGGTCTTCGTGCCGCCCGGCAAGGCGGTTCCGGCGGAAGCCGACCTCATCATTCTGCCCGGCTCGAAGACCACGATCGACGATCTCGATTGCCTGCGCGCGCAAGGGTGGGACATCGACATCCGCGCGCATCTGCGCCGCGGGCGGCGGGTACTGGGACTGTGCGGCGGCTATCAGATGCTCGGTCGCTCCATTGCCGATCCGCAGGGCATCGAGGGGGCACCGCGCAACTTGCCGGGCCTCGGCCTGCTCGACATTGAGACGGTGATGACGGACGCCAAGCGCCTTCTCGCCGTCACCGGCACGACGCTCGCGGACGGCGTGCCGTTCTCCGGCTACGAGATGCATGTCGGCGACACCGCCGGGCCGGACACCGCCCGGCCCCTGCTGCACTTTTCCGACGGCCGGGCCGACGGGGCGGTCTCCCCCGACGGGCTCGTCGCCGGCACCTATGTCCACGGCCTGTTCGCCGACGACCGCCAGCGCGCCGCCTGGCTCGCCCGGCTCGGCGCCGCGCCGGGCCTCACCCGCTACGAGGCGGGCATCGAAGCGGTGCTCGACGCCTTCGCCGACCATCTGGAGGCGCATCTCGACTGCAACGGGCTGCTGCAGTTGCGCTGAGCACGGCTACCGGCCGAAGGTGAGCCAGATCCCGGTTCCGGCAACGACCAGTGTGAATTGCAGCGCGCAGGCGGTTCGGTAGAGCTTCAACGCGCGCACGATGTCGTCGGCGTTGGCCTCCGCCCGTCCGTCGCCCATCCAGGCGTCCTCGACGCGGGTGGCGCCGTAGATGCGCGGGCCGGCGAGCCGCAGGCCGAGCGCGCCAGCCATCGCCGCCTCCGGCCAGCCGGCATTCGGCGAGCGGTGATGGCCCGCATCGCGGCGGATCGCCCGCCACGCACCCTTGGCGGAGACGTCCCGGCTCAGGGCCGCGGACACGACCAGCAGCAGCGCCGTGAGCCGCGAGGCCGGCAGGTTGACGAGGTCGTCCAGGCGGGCGGAAGCCCAGCCGAAGGCCTCGTAGCGTGGGGTGCGATGACCGATCATGCTGTCGGCCGTGTTGATGGCCTTGTAGAGCGCGCCGCCGGTCAGGCCGCCCGCGCCGATCCAGACGGCCGGCGCGACGATGCCGTCGGAAAAATTTTCCGCCAGGCTCTCGATCGCCGCCCGGCACACCGCTGCCTCGTCGAGGCTGTCGGGATTGCGCCCGACGATCATCGAGACGGCTGTGCGACCGCCGGAAAGTCCCTCCGTCCGCAGGGCGGCGGAGACGCGCCGGACATGGACGAACAGGCTGCGCTGCGCCGGCAGGCTCGCGGCGAGAAGGGCCAGGAGGATCACGCCGGCACCTTGGCCCGCGAGCGCGGCGAGTGCGGTCAGGGCCAGGGAAACGGCGGCCGTGACCGTGAGCAGGAGCATGAGCGCCAGAACACCGCCGAGCCGGCGCGCGGCAGGGCTGCCCCGGTTCAGCCCGCGCTCCAGCCCGGCGATCAGCCGGCCGATCCAGGTGACAGGGTGGCCGAGCGCCCTGTAGAGGCGGTCGGGATAGCCGGCCAAGGCCTCGATCAGCAAGGCGAGCGCCAGGATGCCGAGGGTGTCGGGCGGATGGGTCAGGGCGATCCAGGACATCGTGGGCGGGGTCGGTGCGGGGCGGAAGGGACGGAGGCGAGGTGCGGGAGGACGGTGCAAAGGAAGCAATCGCGCATGGTGGCGATCTCGACGCCGCCCGCCGGCTGTTCCCGGACGCGCCCGAGCCGTGGCTCGACCTGTCGACCGGCATCAACCCGGTGCCCTATCCGCTGCCGCCGCTCGAAGCCAGTGTCCTGCACCGCCTGCCCTCCCCCGGCGACCTTGCCCGGCTCAAGGCTGCGGCGGCGGCGGCCTACGGCGCGCCGGGGCCCGACCATGTCGCAGCCGCGCCCGGCACGCAGATCCTGATCGAGACCCTTCCGCGGCTCCTGCCACCCGCCCGCGTTGCCGTGGTCGGGCCGACCTATGCCGAGCACGCCGCCGCCTGGACCCGCTCCGGCCATGATGTGCGGATGGTGGACGATCCGGCCGAGGCCGCGGAGGCCGACATTCTGGTCGCGGTGAGCCCCAACAATCCCGACGGGCGTGTGTTCTCGGTCGAGGCGCTGGCACAGGCCTGCACGGGCCTCGTGGTGCTCGATCAGGCCTTCGCCGACTTGGAGACGGTGGAGGCGGCCTCTCCGCGGCCCGGCCTCGTGGTGCTGCGCTCGTTCGGCAAGACCTACGGGCTCGCCGGTTTGCGGCTCGGTTTCGCGCTTGCCGAGCCGGACTTGGCGCGGCGCATCGAGACCGCCTTGGGGCCGTGGGCCGTCTCGGGGCCGGCCATCGCCGCCGGTCTCGCGGCGCTGCCGGACGCTGCATGGCGCTGCGAGGCCGCCGCGGCGCGGTCGCAGGACGCGGCCCGCCTCGACCGGATGATCGCGCGGGCCGGGGGGCGCATCGTCGGCGGCACCGCCCTGTTCCGCACGGCGGATTTTCCCGACGGACCCGGCCTGTTCCGGGCGCTCGGCGCGGCCGGGATCTATGTGCGGCGGTTCACGGAGGCGCCGGCGCGGCTGCGCTTCGGTCTGCCCCCCGATAAGGCGGCGTGGTGCCGCCTCTCTCGGGTGCTCAGGTAGGCCGCGATCGGCCGCCGAGCCAGGACACGGCCAGGGCGGCCAGCGCGAAGGCCCCGCCGACGGCGCAGACGCCGGGCCAGCCCGCCAGCAGGAAGGCCCGCGAGCCGAGGAAGGCGCCGGCCGCCCCACCGATGAAGATTGCGGTGAACAGCACAGTGTTGATCCGCCCGCGCGCGCCCGGCGCAAGGGCGTAGGCGCGGGTCTGGTTGGCGATCAGCGCGCCGTTGATGCCGATGTCGAGGAGCAGCACGCCCGCACCAATGGCGACGAGCGAGACCTGTCCGGCGAGCGCCAGCACGACGAAGGCCGCCGCGACGAAGGCGCTGCCGGCGATCACCACCGGCCGGGCGCCGCGGCGGTCGCTGTAGCGGCCGGAATAGGGGGCGATCAGCGCCCCCGCGACGCCGATGACGCCGAACAGCCCCGCGCCGGCCGCGGTGAGGTCGAAGGGCGGCGCCTCGACGAGGAGGGCCAGCGTCGCCCAGAAGGCGTTGAAACTGGCAAACAGCAGCGCCTGCGACAGGCTGGCGTTGCGAAGGACCGGCTGACTGCGCACGAGATGCAGAAGCGAGGTCATCAGCGCGCGGTAGCGCAGGCGCCGGGTCGGCGCGCTGCGCGGGAGGGTGCGCAGCGCCACCCCGGCCATTACCACGGCAAGGCCGGCGGCGGCGAAGAACACCGCGCGCCAGCCGAACTGCGCGCCGACGAAGCCGCTCACGGTGCGGGCAAGCAGGATGCCGGAGAGCAGGCCCGTCATCACGCCGCCGACGATCCGACCCCGGCTCGCATCGGGCGCGAGTTCGGCGGCGAAGGGCACCGCCTGCTGCGCCGCGCAGGCGAGCACGCCGATGACGAGGCTCGACGCCGCGAGCACCGCAAGATTCGGGCTGAGTGCGGCGACGACCAGCGCTGCGGCGAGACCGAGCAATTGCCAGACGATGAGGTCGCGCCGCGGCAAGGCGTCGCCCAGCGGCACGAGAAACAGGATGCCGAGGCCGTAGCCGACGAGGCTGGCGGTCGGCACGAGCAGCGCCGCTCGCTCGCCGAGCTCGGTGACGAGGACCGCGAGCAGCGGCTGATTGTAGTAGATGTTGGCGACCGCACCGCCTGCGATCAGGGTCAGTCCGATTCGCGTCGTGGTCGACAGGGCGCGCCCGTCGCTCGCGCCGCCGCTCATCGGCGCGGGGCCGCCGGCACGGGGGAACGGCCCCGTGGGGCGCTGAGAGGCGAAACGGTCTGCATGGATCGCCCCATACGGCAGGCCGCGGCCGTAAGACCAGCCCCTGACCGTCGGACAGCTCTGCACTTGCCGCGCGGCAGAGTGTCCACCCCCGTTCAGATATCCAGTGGTAGCATGCCCGCGCCGTCACACCCATATGAAGGGTTGTATGGAAAAGGCACAGCCTTTGCAGCGGCTTGGCCGGGCAGGCAGTTGCGGATGGGCGCGCAATGGCGCACATCTTCTGCAAGCGCCTGGCAGCCGCTTCAACAGAAGGAGTCGTGTATGCCGAACTACCGCGTCCACTTCGCGAAGCAGATCCTCGGAGTGCCCTTCACGGTCGGCTTCGTGGAGATCGCCCGTGCACGCGATCCGGAGCGCGCACTGAAGGCAGCGGAGATCCGCTTTGCCCGCGCGCGCGGCGTGACCGACTGGCGTGAGCGGGCCGATACGGTGGATCTTGCGGCCCCTGCGGAGGCGGAACTCTAGCAGCGCCTGCCGTTCCGTTGGGGAACGCGTCGAGACTCGTCACGTCCAGCGGGCTCGCATCGTCGGCGTAGCGAAGCGGGGTTGCCACACCCCGTACGTCTGGCGTCGACGCGATGCAGGCCCTAGGTTCCGGAAACAGCCGAGCCTGTGACGGGGCGGCTCGACAGATCCAGGGGCTTGTTCGGTCATGGCGGCGATCTCGTTCCTCGGTGATCTCATCCAGACCATCAGCGATCGGGGCCGCGATCTCATCGGCCTGGCGCGCACCGACCTTGCGCGGACGGCCAACCCGGCCGACCTTGCGCGACTCTGCGAGGATCTGATCTCCCGAAGGGGCGAGGCCTCCGGGGTGGCGCTGGCCCGGCTGATCCTCGACCGCTACGCCGTCTTTCCGTTGGAAGAGCGGCTTGCCTTCCTCGAACATATCGCGACCGAGTTCGGCGCCGACCACGATGCGGTCGATGCAGCCATCGCGTCCTACCGCGCCGAGCCGACGCGGGCCCGCCTCGGAATGCTTCACGTGGCGGCCGAGCCCCGTTCTCAGGAACTGATCCGGCGCCTGAACCTTGCCCGCGGCGGCACCCTGGCGCTGGTGCGCATGCGCGAGGATCTGTTCGCCCTGCGCAAGCACCTGAAGGAGCGCGAGGCTGCGCCGGACATCATCGACGCGGCAGCGAGCCTCGACAGCGATTTCGAGCATCTGTTCGCTTCCTGGTTCAACCGCGGCTTCCTGGTGCTGCGCCCGATCGACTGGTCAACGCCGGCGCACATCCTCGAAAAGATCATCCGCTACGAGGCGGTCCATGAAATCGCCGATTGGGACGAGCTGCGCCGCCGCATCCAGCCGACGGACCGGCGCTGCTTCGCTTTCTTCCACCCGGCCCTGCTCGATGAGCCGCTGATCTTCGTCGAGGTGGCGCTCACCAATGCGATCGCGCCGGCGATCCAGCCGATCCTCGCCGACGGCCGTGAGCCGGTGCCGGCGCGGGGAGCCACGACCGCGATCTTCTACTCGATCTCGAACTGCCAGAAGGGTTTGGCCGGCGTCACCTTCGGCAACTTCCTCATCAAGCAGGTGGTCGAGGATCTCGCCCGCGAGATTCCCTCGCTGAAGACCTTCGTGACGCTCTCGCCGGTGCCGGGCTTCCGCACCTGGCTCGACCGCGAGCGCGGCGCGGACGCGCCGCAGGGCCTGACCCGAGAGGACGTCGAGACGCTGCGCCTGCTCGACACCGAGGATTGGCGAACCGACAAGGCCAAGTGCGAGGCCGTGCGGCGGGCGATGCTTCCGGCGGCGGCGGCCTATTTCCTGCGCGCCAAGAACGAGCGGGGCCGCCCGCTCGATCCGGTCGCCCGCTTCCATCTCGGCAACGGCGCCCGGCTGGAGCGGGTGAACTTCCTCGGCGACACCTCGAAGAAGG is from Methylorubrum sp. B1-46 and encodes:
- a CDS encoding malonyl-CoA decarboxylase, producing the protein MAAISFLGDLIQTISDRGRDLIGLARTDLARTANPADLARLCEDLISRRGEASGVALARLILDRYAVFPLEERLAFLEHIATEFGADHDAVDAAIASYRAEPTRARLGMLHVAAEPRSQELIRRLNLARGGTLALVRMREDLFALRKHLKEREAAPDIIDAAASLDSDFEHLFASWFNRGFLVLRPIDWSTPAHILEKIIRYEAVHEIADWDELRRRIQPTDRRCFAFFHPALLDEPLIFVEVALTNAIAPAIQPILADGREPVPARGATTAIFYSISNCQKGLAGVTFGNFLIKQVVEDLAREIPSLKTFVTLSPVPGFRTWLDRERGADAPQGLTREDVETLRLLDTEDWRTDKAKCEAVRRAMLPAAAAYFLRAKNERGRPLDPVARFHLGNGARLERVNFLGDTSKKGLKQSYGLMVNYLYDLSAIEKNHETYVNLGTVAASSAVSRELRSNLPPPRAVALAEAG
- the cobD gene encoding threonine-phosphate decarboxylase CobD, with translation MREDGAKEAIAHGGDLDAARRLFPDAPEPWLDLSTGINPVPYPLPPLEASVLHRLPSPGDLARLKAAAAAAYGAPGPDHVAAAPGTQILIETLPRLLPPARVAVVGPTYAEHAAAWTRSGHDVRMVDDPAEAAEADILVAVSPNNPDGRVFSVEALAQACTGLVVLDQAFADLETVEAASPRPGLVVLRSFGKTYGLAGLRLGFALAEPDLARRIETALGPWAVSGPAIAAGLAALPDAAWRCEAAAARSQDAARLDRMIARAGGRIVGGTALFRTADFPDGPGLFRALGAAGIYVRRFTEAPARLRFGLPPDKAAWCRLSRVLR
- a CDS encoding potassium channel family protein; the encoded protein is MAGLRQSLRELYEGSSDRAHRFRYGLLAFDLATLLFIIVSSFLPRPPLIEGIDVVIGVAVAADFVSRLAICPRPAREFLRPTTWADAAAIASFLAPIVGEGAGFLRILRTLRLLRTYQLLDRLRADFPFFRRNEEVIIAVVNLAVFIFIMTSLVYATQHGSNPNIGNYVDALYFTVTSLTTTGYGDVTLQGTGGRLISVVVMICGVTLFLRLAQVLFRPYKVRFPCPACGLQRHEPDAVHCKACGTLLNIPDEGAD
- a CDS encoding cobyric acid synthase, producing MTRALMIQGTGSDVGKSLLVAGLARAFTRRGLTVRPFKPQNMSNNAAVTADGGEIGRAQALQARAARAAPSVHMNPVLLKPQSEVGAQVVVQGRMIGTAKAREYQAWKPRLMESVLDSFERLRAEADIVLVEGAGSPAEVNLRQGDIANMGFARATGTPVVLVGDIDRGGVIASLVGTQAVLEPDDAAMIRGFIVNRFRGDPTLFADGMALIAARTGWSPFGLVPFFPDAARLPPEDAVALEAPQAHRDGAGPLIAVLRFPHIANFDDLDPLRQEPGVGVVFVPPGKAVPAEADLIILPGSKTTIDDLDCLRAQGWDIDIRAHLRRGRRVLGLCGGYQMLGRSIADPQGIEGAPRNLPGLGLLDIETVMTDAKRLLAVTGTTLADGVPFSGYEMHVGDTAGPDTARPLLHFSDGRADGAVSPDGLVAGTYVHGLFADDRQRAAWLARLGAAPGLTRYEAGIEAVLDAFADHLEAHLDCNGLLQLR
- a CDS encoding DUF421 domain-containing protein encodes the protein MPDWRALVVPEHSLLEIALRGTVMYLALFLIMRFVMQRQAGAVSLADLLVIVLIADVSQNAFSNEYKSLTEGILLVLTIVGWNYAIDWIAFRFPAFERFMTPKRLPLVVDGRICWRNMRREMITHSELMTQLRLQGVDDPALVRLASLEGDGSISVIRCDGEETAPGPQDRREPA
- a CDS encoding DNA polymerase IV produces the protein MQAVGALRCRGCGSPRLLTHPARDGLTIAHVDCDAFYAAIEKRDDPSLRDRPLIIGGGKRGVVSTACYLARISGVRSAMPMFEALKRCPDATVLRPDMEKYARVGREVRAMMLALTPLVEPVSIDEAFLDLSGTERLHGTSPALTLARFAARVEAEVGITVSVGLSANKFLAKIASDLDKPRGFSIVSGEEAAAFLADKPVGILPGIGESARNRLAALNIHRVGDILRADPVRLQASLGRDGLRLIDLAAGRDRRPVRPTREAKSVSAETTFSTDLTRFEDLRPILWQLCEKVSARLKRAELAAGSVTLKLKDARFRLRTRTRGGLKPTQLADRLFHEGEPMLRAACDGTAFRLIGIGGGDLCGAIHADRGDLADQGIERVARREAALDRLREKFGSGAIQRGLVFTGEPERRRTEPAKPRA
- a CDS encoding cobalt-precorrin-6A reductase, which encodes MSGAADQGSSAGHPKPNPGPRPMRVLVLGGTTEASALVARLAPETDFAVTLSLAGRTAAPRPEPVPMRVGGFGGAEGLARWLTENGIEAVIDATHPFAARISANAAAACRAAAVPLLALRRPAWERQPGDDWTEAASVPACLDALGPAPRTVFLTIGRQELSAFAPAPQHAYVVRTIEPVGDALPVPNLVTVSARGPFALADEIRFMRESRIEVLVTKNSGGAATYPKIEAARRLGLPVVIVARPALPDVPAVSDPAGALGWLRSERGRPRLA
- a CDS encoding MFS transporter: MSGGASDGRALSTTTRIGLTLIAGGAVANIYYNQPLLAVLVTELGERAALLVPTASLVGYGLGILFLVPLGDALPRRDLIVWQLLGLAAALVVAALSPNLAVLAASSLVIGVLACAAQQAVPFAAELAPDASRGRIVGGVMTGLLSGILLARTVSGFVGAQFGWRAVFFAAAGLAVVMAGVALRTLPRSAPTRRLRYRALMTSLLHLVRSQPVLRNASLSQALLFASFNAFWATLALLVEAPPFDLTAAGAGLFGVIGVAGALIAPYSGRYSDRRGARPVVIAGSAFVAAAFVVLALAGQVSLVAIGAGVLLLDIGINGALIANQTRAYALAPGARGRINTVLFTAIFIGGAAGAFLGSRAFLLAGWPGVCAVGGAFALAALAVSWLGGRSRPT
- the cbiB gene encoding adenosylcobinamide-phosphate synthase CbiB; amino-acid sequence: MSWIALTHPPDTLGILALALLIEALAGYPDRLYRALGHPVTWIGRLIAGLERGLNRGSPAARRLGGVLALMLLLTVTAAVSLALTALAALAGQGAGVILLALLAASLPAQRSLFVHVRRVSAALRTEGLSGGRTAVSMIVGRNPDSLDEAAVCRAAIESLAENFSDGIVAPAVWIGAGGLTGGALYKAINTADSMIGHRTPRYEAFGWASARLDDLVNLPASRLTALLLVVSAALSRDVSAKGAWRAIRRDAGHHRSPNAGWPEAAMAGALGLRLAGPRIYGATRVEDAWMGDGRAEANADDIVRALKLYRTACALQFTLVVAGTGIWLTFGR